Proteins encoded in a region of the Pseudothermotoga elfii DSM 9442 = NBRC 107921 genome:
- the secF gene encoding protein translocase subunit SecF — MKKMDFVGKRKFFITISTILIVASVISMLAKGFNFGVEFTGGSEIILRVESNSFSESDVRTILQNISSDFEAARVTRVRSVGDPEGITKFSITLSKTFETEEKAKVQNSIEQQISTVGVKGQVISFNETGGSAAEEIRRLTWRSILITLAAVLVYITLRFNFVFGIGATIALIHDVLITLGIFSFTGYELNVPAVAAFLTLIGYSLNDTIVVYDRIRENMKKFKGKEISSLVNESINQVFRRTLNTSLTTFFVVFILFLFAGNAIKPFAFGMTIGVVVGTYSSIYIASPLVIKWVKSR; from the coding sequence ATGAAAAAGATGGACTTTGTTGGAAAAAGAAAGTTCTTCATAACTATCTCAACTATTCTGATCGTAGCAAGCGTGATCTCGATGCTGGCAAAGGGATTCAATTTTGGCGTTGAATTCACTGGTGGTTCAGAAATCATATTGCGCGTCGAATCAAACAGTTTTTCAGAATCAGATGTGAGAACAATCTTGCAAAACATTTCTTCAGATTTTGAAGCAGCACGTGTAACAAGAGTCAGATCCGTGGGAGATCCAGAAGGTATAACAAAGTTTTCTATCACTCTATCCAAAACTTTCGAAACAGAAGAAAAAGCAAAGGTTCAAAACAGCATAGAACAGCAAATTTCAACAGTTGGTGTTAAAGGTCAGGTTATTTCTTTCAACGAAACCGGTGGTTCTGCAGCAGAAGAAATAAGGAGACTGACCTGGAGGTCTATTTTGATAACCCTTGCAGCTGTTCTTGTGTACATAACATTGAGATTTAACTTTGTCTTTGGAATAGGTGCAACAATCGCATTGATTCACGATGTCCTGATAACTCTCGGGATTTTCTCGTTCACCGGCTACGAACTGAATGTGCCAGCAGTTGCAGCTTTTCTCACGTTGATTGGTTATTCTCTAAACGATACTATAGTTGTCTATGACAGAATAAGAGAAAACATGAAAAAATTCAAGGGGAAAGAAATTTCCTCTCTGGTCAACGAGAGCATAAACCAGGTTTTCAGAAGAACCTTAAATACATCTCTCACAACATTTTTCGTGGTTTTCATATTGTTTCTTTTTGCTGGAAATGCCATTAAACCTTTTGCCTTCGGCATGACAATTGGTGTGGTAGTTGGTACATATTCTTCCATATACATAGCAAGCCCACTGGTCATCAAATGGGTCAAAAGTAGATAA
- a CDS encoding (2Fe-2S)-binding protein, which yields MRRIKTHPILDVEQPRTVKFFFEDREIEAYEGETIASALVANGIDIFGSTEHGKPRGFYCAIGKCSSCLVVVDGVSNVRSCITLVKNGMHVERQAGRGELKW from the coding sequence TTGAGAAGAATAAAAACCCACCCTATCCTTGATGTGGAGCAACCAAGAACAGTCAAGTTTTTCTTTGAAGACAGAGAAATCGAAGCTTATGAAGGAGAAACAATAGCTTCCGCTCTTGTAGCGAACGGAATTGATATCTTCGGATCTACAGAACATGGAAAACCAAGAGGTTTTTACTGTGCCATAGGAAAATGTTCTTCGTGCCTGGTCGTTGTCGATGGTGTATCGAATGTTCGAAGCTGCATCACTCTGGTAAAAAATGGAATGCATGTTGAGCGACAAGCAGGTAGAGGTGAATTAAAATGGTAA
- a CDS encoding FAD-dependent oxidoreductase yields MVKTDFLIIGGGPAGLSAAIEAGKRGVKTLIIDEGVHLGGQLLKQTHKFFGHEGFYASVRGFEIAKKLTSQLNENVSIMEQTTITGIYEDIITAYNRLEDSVFEIKADFILIAVGASERFIPFENNHLPGVYGAGAVQTLMNQFKVLPGKRVLMVGSGNIGLIVSYQLLQAGAKVKAIVEISNRVGGYDVHARKIKRLGVPILLNHTIKKAIGEDRVEGAVIVQVDSNMNPLEGTEREFAVDVICIATGLIPSIELAAMAHVKLEYIPQLGGYVPYRDNEMRTNVKNIFVAGDLAGIEEATTAMIEGKIAGLAVSRELTGVDVQSEIEKMQRELVEFRSGPFSEKVRNGLERFFTQKTMNYSTKMQENEGPIGKIRPIIECFENIPCNPCQTSCPTGAITVAENINSLPIIDYSKCIGCGICAMKCPGLAIFMIQENYLPERDLVAIPYEFLPIPEKGQKVVALDQEGHEVCEATVEKVTKSPNKTHLVYISVPEGLSKTVRAFRLPEQSESVVCRCEEISVDQIEKAIEEGYTDYEELRRYLRLGMGPCGGRTCRAIAIAILAKKTGRKIDQISLNTFRPPIMPVKFEAIVRGEMKHEK; encoded by the coding sequence ATGGTAAAAACCGATTTCTTGATTATAGGAGGAGGCCCTGCAGGCTTAAGTGCTGCCATCGAAGCTGGAAAAAGAGGAGTTAAAACATTAATAATCGATGAGGGAGTTCATCTCGGCGGGCAACTTCTAAAGCAAACACATAAATTCTTTGGTCACGAAGGATTCTATGCCTCTGTCAGAGGGTTTGAAATAGCGAAAAAATTAACCTCCCAGCTTAATGAAAATGTCTCCATTATGGAACAAACAACAATAACAGGGATCTATGAGGATATAATTACTGCTTATAACAGGCTTGAGGATTCTGTTTTTGAGATAAAGGCGGATTTTATACTTATTGCAGTGGGAGCCTCGGAGCGGTTTATACCATTTGAAAACAATCATCTCCCGGGTGTGTACGGCGCAGGAGCAGTGCAGACTTTGATGAATCAATTTAAGGTTCTTCCCGGAAAAAGAGTTTTGATGGTTGGGTCAGGAAATATAGGATTGATCGTTTCTTATCAGCTCCTTCAAGCTGGGGCTAAGGTAAAAGCTATAGTTGAAATATCAAACAGAGTAGGAGGCTATGATGTCCATGCAAGAAAAATAAAGAGATTGGGAGTTCCTATTTTGCTGAATCACACAATAAAGAAAGCCATAGGAGAAGATAGGGTTGAAGGAGCTGTAATTGTTCAGGTAGATAGCAATATGAATCCCCTCGAGGGAACAGAAAGAGAATTTGCTGTAGATGTTATCTGCATTGCCACGGGACTTATTCCATCTATTGAACTTGCTGCAATGGCCCACGTGAAACTGGAGTACATTCCACAGCTTGGCGGTTATGTACCTTACAGAGACAATGAAATGCGAACAAATGTGAAAAATATCTTCGTGGCTGGCGACCTGGCTGGTATAGAAGAAGCAACAACCGCGATGATCGAGGGGAAAATCGCTGGTCTTGCTGTCTCCAGGGAATTAACCGGTGTGGATGTTCAATCTGAAATCGAGAAAATGCAGAGAGAACTTGTTGAATTCAGGTCAGGTCCATTTTCTGAGAAAGTTCGGAATGGCTTGGAGAGGTTTTTCACACAAAAAACCATGAACTATTCAACAAAAATGCAGGAAAATGAAGGACCGATCGGTAAGATAAGGCCCATCATAGAATGTTTTGAAAATATACCATGTAATCCATGTCAAACATCCTGTCCAACTGGTGCGATAACAGTGGCTGAGAACATAAACAGTTTGCCCATCATAGATTACTCAAAATGTATAGGCTGTGGCATATGTGCTATGAAATGCCCGGGCCTTGCTATTTTCATGATACAGGAAAATTACCTTCCTGAAAGAGATCTGGTGGCTATTCCGTATGAATTTCTACCAATTCCAGAAAAAGGTCAAAAGGTCGTAGCATTAGATCAAGAAGGGCATGAGGTGTGCGAAGCAACTGTAGAGAAAGTAACAAAATCCCCTAACAAGACTCATCTGGTTTATATAAGTGTCCCAGAAGGCCTTTCAAAAACCGTCAGGGCTTTTCGCTTGCCGGAGCAATCTGAGTCTGTTGTCTGCAGATGCGAGGAAATCTCTGTTGACCAGATAGAAAAGGCTATAGAAGAAGGTTACACAGACTATGAGGAGCTCAGAAGATATCTGAGACTCGGTATGGGCCCATGCGGTGGAAGAACCTGTAGGGCAATTGCTATAGCAATTTTGGCAAAGAAAACAGGGAGAAAAATAGATCAAATTAGTCTAAATACTTTCAGGCCTCCCATAATGCCTGTGAAATTTGAAGCAATTGTCAGAGGAGAGATGAAACATGAAAAATGA
- a CDS encoding methylglyoxal synthase: MEKRIRLGKKKRICLVAHDRRKKDLIEWVQFNRGTLSKHELYATGTTGSLIEEKTGLKVNRFKSGPLGGDQQIGAKIAEGQIDMLIFFWDPLEPLAHDVDIKALLRIATVYNIPVAITRSSADFLISSPLFEKEYEKIEQDYEAELIERIKRIVHQ, translated from the coding sequence ATGGAAAAACGGATAAGGCTTGGCAAAAAGAAGAGAATATGCCTGGTTGCGCATGATCGGAGAAAAAAAGATCTCATAGAATGGGTCCAGTTCAACAGAGGTACTTTGTCCAAGCATGAACTTTATGCGACAGGCACAACAGGTTCCTTAATAGAGGAAAAAACAGGATTAAAGGTAAACAGGTTCAAAAGCGGGCCATTGGGTGGTGACCAGCAAATAGGGGCAAAGATAGCAGAGGGCCAAATAGATATGCTTATCTTCTTCTGGGATCCGCTTGAGCCTTTAGCGCATGACGTTGATATAAAAGCACTGCTGAGGATTGCCACAGTTTACAATATACCGGTGGCAATTACAAGATCGAGTGCTGATTTTCTCATATCGTCGCCGCTTTTTGAAAAAGAATACGAGAAAATTGAACAGGACTACGAAGCTGAGCTTATCGAAAGAATCAAGCGGATAGTTCATCAATAG
- the yajC gene encoding preprotein translocase subunit YajC, with product MNIIYSAAPGATGSAPSATTTATGSGWSFIILLAMLFAMFYFLIILPQRRREKQFKEMVSNMKRGDTVITVGGIVGKVIDIKKDTIKIKTSMTTELEVTKRAIATVLKEKEESKEQQEEKDKE from the coding sequence GTGAACATAATCTACAGTGCAGCACCAGGGGCAACAGGCAGTGCACCAAGTGCAACGACAACCGCGACAGGTTCTGGGTGGAGTTTCATAATTCTGCTTGCCATGCTTTTCGCCATGTTTTATTTCTTGATAATTCTTCCACAGCGAAGGCGTGAAAAACAGTTCAAAGAAATGGTTTCAAATATGAAGCGCGGTGATACGGTTATCACAGTTGGTGGAATCGTTGGAAAGGTTATCGACATTAAAAAAGATACTATTAAGATTAAAACATCGATGACAACAGAGCTTGAAGTAACTAAAAGGGCTATAGCAACTGTTTTGAAAGAGAAAGAAGAATCAAAAGAACAGCAGGAGGAGAAAGATAAAGAGTAG
- a CDS encoding NAD(P)/FAD-dependent oxidoreductase has protein sequence MKNEYRVVVIGGGIIGCSVAYHLAKFGETDVAVFEKDFISSGSTGRCAGGIRQQWSSPHNVILAMRSVSLFEKLSGETATDIEYKQGGYLVLSYSEDEAREFEKNVRMQRELGLDVEILTPKQIKERYPYLNTEGVKLATFCQKDGHANPHLANFAYARAARKMGVHLFTHTKVVGIEFHRSSFIIHTNRGTVKTRFVVNAAGSYSRDVGKMVNIDLPTESYRHQIMVTEAVRNFLDPMVISFSGNFYIRQSKHGQFIMGQGDADEKPGINYDVTFKFEKDMVKKMMNVFPPFGNLRIIRHWSGHYNMSPDAQPIIGQSSAVPGFYYAVGFSGHGFMLAPAVGEAIAQMMLHGKSIHVDISELDVDRFKKGVLREKNVV, from the coding sequence ATGAAAAATGAATACAGAGTGGTAGTTATTGGCGGCGGAATAATTGGTTGCTCTGTGGCTTATCACCTTGCAAAATTTGGCGAAACAGATGTGGCTGTTTTTGAAAAAGACTTCATCAGTTCTGGTTCTACTGGCCGATGTGCAGGAGGTATCAGACAGCAGTGGAGTTCTCCACATAATGTAATACTTGCCATGAGAAGTGTCTCTCTTTTTGAAAAGCTTTCTGGAGAAACAGCAACAGATATAGAATACAAACAGGGAGGTTATCTCGTTCTATCTTACAGTGAGGACGAAGCCCGGGAATTTGAGAAAAATGTCCGTATGCAAAGAGAACTTGGCCTGGACGTGGAGATTTTGACCCCTAAGCAAATAAAAGAAAGATATCCTTACTTGAATACCGAAGGTGTAAAACTGGCAACATTTTGTCAGAAAGATGGCCATGCAAACCCACATCTTGCGAATTTCGCATATGCGAGAGCTGCCAGAAAAATGGGCGTTCATTTATTCACTCATACAAAAGTTGTTGGTATAGAATTTCACAGAAGCAGTTTCATAATTCATACAAACAGAGGAACTGTTAAAACACGGTTCGTTGTCAACGCAGCAGGTTCATATTCAAGAGATGTTGGAAAAATGGTAAATATAGATCTTCCAACAGAAAGTTATAGACATCAAATAATGGTAACGGAGGCTGTCAGGAATTTCTTAGATCCAATGGTAATAAGTTTTTCAGGAAATTTTTACATCAGACAATCAAAACACGGCCAGTTCATCATGGGTCAGGGGGACGCAGACGAAAAACCTGGTATAAATTACGATGTTACTTTTAAATTTGAGAAAGATATGGTGAAAAAAATGATGAATGTCTTTCCGCCGTTTGGAAATCTAAGAATAATCCGCCACTGGTCAGGGCACTATAATATGTCGCCTGATGCACAGCCTATAATAGGACAATCTTCAGCTGTCCCGGGCTTCTATTATGCTGTTGGTTTCAGTGGACATGGATTCATGCTTGCTCCTGCTGTTGGAGAAGCAATAGCGCAAATGATGCTTCATGGCAAATCAATCCATGTTGATATAAGCGAACTTGACGTTGACAGATTTAAAAAAGGCGTTCTCAGAGAGAAAAATGTTGTGTAG
- the lpdA gene encoding dihydrolipoyl dehydrogenase, whose translation MYDAVVIGAGPGGYVAAIKLAQRGKKVAVVEKSFVGGTCTNWGCIPTKALLSSVHLYSEITEKGKQLGINVEKISYDFSAMKAHMNKTVMMSRKGIEYLFKKYGVELINDTATVESTSVVKTSDKKLETHNIILATGSVPTLIPPFDQIPGIWTSDDVFKMEKLPESILIVGGGVIGIEFATFFSTLKIPVTVVELMDHILPGEDKDVAETISKSLKKKGVEIYESSRITSVEPDSDAFKCIIETKQGTVEKIVQKVLVSVGRKPNIPKDIEKIGVNIQRGIKTNNKMQTSVPNIYAIGDVRGQIMLAHVAMYEAVVAAKNICGEDVHMEYSAVPSVIFSNPEVAVVGIREKEIDPSKIKVFSFPVSANGRARTILERDGFVKVIADKNSLKVLGMAIVGPSSTDMIMEGVVAVKFGLKANELEELIHPHPTLTETVLGALEGIVEMPIHL comes from the coding sequence TTGTATGATGCGGTTGTCATAGGAGCTGGTCCTGGTGGATATGTAGCTGCTATAAAGCTTGCGCAGCGTGGAAAGAAAGTAGCCGTGGTCGAAAAGTCATTTGTTGGTGGCACATGTACAAACTGGGGCTGTATTCCGACCAAGGCATTGTTGAGCAGTGTCCACCTTTACAGCGAAATAACAGAAAAAGGAAAGCAACTCGGCATCAACGTTGAAAAAATATCGTACGACTTTTCAGCAATGAAAGCTCATATGAATAAAACCGTCATGATGTCGCGTAAAGGTATAGAGTACCTGTTCAAAAAATACGGCGTAGAACTGATAAATGATACTGCCACAGTCGAGTCAACCAGTGTTGTCAAAACGTCAGATAAAAAACTTGAGACTCATAATATAATTCTTGCAACAGGATCTGTCCCAACTCTTATTCCCCCTTTCGATCAGATTCCAGGTATCTGGACAAGTGATGATGTATTTAAAATGGAAAAACTGCCGGAGAGCATCCTTATAGTGGGAGGAGGGGTCATTGGTATAGAGTTTGCCACATTTTTCTCCACACTCAAGATACCCGTAACTGTGGTGGAATTGATGGATCATATTCTGCCAGGTGAAGATAAAGATGTTGCAGAAACAATTTCAAAATCATTGAAGAAAAAAGGTGTCGAGATTTACGAATCATCCAGAATCACTTCCGTAGAACCTGATTCTGACGCGTTCAAATGTATTATTGAAACCAAGCAAGGAACTGTAGAAAAAATTGTCCAGAAAGTGCTTGTTTCTGTTGGAAGAAAGCCAAATATTCCCAAAGATATTGAAAAAATTGGTGTGAATATTCAAAGAGGAATCAAAACAAACAATAAAATGCAGACTAGTGTACCGAACATCTATGCAATTGGTGATGTCCGGGGCCAAATAATGCTTGCTCATGTTGCTATGTATGAAGCCGTTGTAGCAGCAAAGAATATTTGTGGTGAAGATGTGCATATGGAATACTCGGCTGTCCCAAGCGTGATATTTTCCAATCCCGAGGTAGCAGTTGTGGGAATACGTGAAAAAGAAATTGATCCTTCAAAAATCAAGGTCTTCTCTTTCCCTGTTAGTGCAAACGGAAGAGCAAGAACTATTCTTGAAAGAGATGGATTTGTTAAAGTAATCGCCGATAAAAATTCGCTGAAAGTTCTTGGCATGGCAATAGTAGGTCCATCTTCAACCGACATGATCATGGAAGGCGTTGTGGCTGTCAAATTTGGATTGAAGGCAAATGAACTGGAAGAATTGATTCATCCACATCCAACTTTGACCGAAACAGTTCTCGGTGCACTGGAAGGTATTGTAGAGATGCCCATACATCTCTAA
- the secD gene encoding protein translocase subunit SecD, translating into MRTDRIRLVIVIVAIFGAFLALLWPSEEQTYRGLAAIFQRIPLGLDIKGGARLEYRVDIDENVENPSEVIDDVWTVLRNRLDAAGYTEATVRKTFRENNSFIVVEIPAATDTTRAEKLLGSTGLMYFGQVIDESQIDPQNDPRLKDLAKLKKAEWLPSRDGKIWYLVRTEVMLVKDLKLVSPQIVSASPVPETRVGRFGYKVTFELSSKDSEIFKKITQQLVVPESAIGSSSSKEKRLAIVLDDVVQFAGYVISVIPDGKAEITGNFSLEEAKQLAAILRSGALPARLEKISAGWVAPLLGSDIVKTSLWAGIIGLFVVLIYMIFTYGVQGIIADIALVYNTFLLLGVLAATHSILTLPGIAGIIFTIGTTVDGNIIIAERVREELKSGKSVKAAISSAFGRCFITLFDANLTTIIAGLALYYFGTGTVKGFAITLIIGVLGSFFVNIVLSRLLTDALSSFIRKPAVEERGAQS; encoded by the coding sequence ATGAGAACAGATAGAATAAGGCTTGTTATTGTGATTGTAGCAATTTTTGGGGCCTTTCTTGCTTTACTCTGGCCCAGCGAGGAACAGACATACAGAGGATTGGCAGCTATATTTCAACGCATACCACTGGGACTTGATATAAAGGGTGGCGCCCGATTAGAGTATCGCGTTGATATTGATGAGAATGTCGAAAATCCAAGTGAAGTTATTGACGATGTCTGGACTGTTTTGCGAAACCGACTCGACGCCGCAGGTTATACTGAAGCAACGGTAAGAAAGACTTTCAGGGAAAATAATTCTTTCATAGTTGTTGAAATTCCTGCTGCAACAGATACTACCAGAGCTGAAAAATTACTCGGCTCTACAGGGTTAATGTACTTTGGCCAGGTGATAGACGAAAGCCAGATTGATCCCCAAAACGATCCGAGGCTGAAAGACCTGGCAAAACTTAAGAAAGCCGAGTGGCTTCCATCAAGAGATGGTAAAATCTGGTACCTTGTCCGCACAGAAGTAATGCTTGTAAAAGATCTGAAACTTGTTTCACCTCAGATTGTTTCTGCAAGCCCCGTACCAGAGACACGCGTGGGAAGGTTCGGTTACAAAGTTACTTTTGAACTATCGAGCAAAGATTCAGAAATCTTCAAAAAGATCACCCAGCAACTGGTTGTTCCAGAATCAGCTATAGGAAGTAGCTCCTCAAAAGAAAAACGACTTGCTATAGTTCTTGATGACGTGGTTCAATTTGCCGGTTATGTAATTTCCGTTATACCGGATGGAAAAGCAGAGATCACCGGCAATTTCTCATTAGAAGAAGCCAAGCAACTTGCTGCCATATTAAGAAGCGGTGCCTTGCCAGCAAGATTGGAAAAGATATCAGCAGGGTGGGTTGCTCCATTGCTTGGTTCAGATATAGTTAAAACTTCCCTATGGGCAGGAATAATTGGTTTATTTGTTGTCCTGATATATATGATATTCACTTACGGAGTTCAGGGAATCATCGCCGATATAGCACTCGTTTACAACACCTTTTTGTTGCTTGGTGTACTTGCTGCTACCCACTCTATTCTTACATTACCGGGTATTGCAGGTATTATATTTACTATTGGAACAACAGTAGATGGAAATATCATAATCGCGGAAAGAGTCCGCGAAGAACTTAAATCTGGAAAATCTGTAAAAGCGGCAATATCGTCGGCTTTTGGAAGATGTTTCATTACGCTGTTTGATGCCAATTTAACAACTATAATAGCCGGACTGGCCCTGTATTATTTTGGGACAGGCACAGTTAAAGGTTTTGCCATTACACTGATCATAGGTGTACTTGGAAGTTTCTTTGTGAATATTGTTCTTTCAAGACTTCTCACCGACGCTTTGAGCTCTTTCATACGCAAACCAGCTGTGGAAGAAAGGGGAGCTCAGTCATGA
- a CDS encoding MarR family winged helix-turn-helix transcriptional regulator → MDLDSEKIMKSVFDLVLAFSKMLNFNSEVENLRAIELYVLLYVAQKGPQKMSELAEVFSMTKSNITFLVDNLEKNGFVERERSNEDRRVIYIRLTDRGRDIYRQILDDFAKLIDKVASQIPEQDLLIISDGFERLSRLFRTGGER, encoded by the coding sequence ATGGACCTCGACAGTGAAAAAATCATGAAATCGGTTTTCGACCTGGTACTCGCCTTCTCAAAAATGCTCAATTTCAACAGCGAAGTTGAAAATCTCCGGGCAATTGAATTATACGTGCTACTGTATGTTGCTCAGAAAGGACCACAAAAAATGAGCGAACTTGCGGAAGTTTTTTCAATGACAAAAAGCAACATTACTTTTTTGGTAGATAATCTCGAAAAAAACGGTTTTGTAGAAAGGGAAAGGTCAAATGAGGATAGACGGGTTATATACATAAGATTAACTGATCGCGGGCGCGATATTTACAGACAAATACTCGACGATTTTGCAAAGCTGATTGATAAAGTTGCATCGCAAATACCAGAACAGGACCTTTTGATAATTTCTGACGGTTTCGAGAGGCTTTCAAGGCTGTTCAGAACGGGGGGAGAAAGATGA
- a CDS encoding AI-2E family transporter, translated as MKILKDGILVLFYLILFLLLTKLSPFIMTALMLGVYLSIIVDFVARFFARFLHGKISRILANVTVLGVIAYSIGNFFPVIINEAKKVFSEIEKIQITFEDVSIPDWILSFLTNLGKSFSDIALTIVNKLLGYVPSLITALVIVVITTLIVGNLKKVVSKKLDKLFPENPEKGIYFAKTTYREFERFVAGQVLVAAFVGFFVGVMSLIFKIPSAIFLGVLAFITDFIPYLGVIISAIPLLMLGFASHGLKGLIIGVLILLSANQLEMWFLAPKIQSNALKIHWFFILIAILLFGDVIGFGGIFVALPTLIYVKNFWNQYVSKSPH; from the coding sequence GTGAAAATTTTGAAGGATGGAATCTTGGTACTTTTTTATCTGATACTGTTTTTACTTCTTACAAAATTATCTCCATTTATTATGACTGCTCTGATGCTTGGTGTGTATTTATCAATAATAGTTGATTTCGTAGCGAGATTTTTTGCCAGATTCCTGCACGGAAAAATCTCAAGAATTCTGGCGAATGTGACTGTACTTGGTGTGATAGCGTATTCGATTGGGAATTTTTTCCCCGTGATTATAAACGAAGCCAAAAAGGTTTTCTCAGAGATTGAGAAAATACAAATAACTTTCGAGGATGTCAGTATTCCTGACTGGATCCTGAGTTTTTTAACGAATCTTGGAAAGAGTTTCTCCGATATCGCACTTACCATTGTGAATAAATTGTTGGGATATGTTCCTTCGCTTATAACAGCCCTGGTTATCGTTGTTATTACAACACTTATTGTGGGGAATTTGAAAAAAGTTGTCTCAAAAAAATTGGACAAGTTATTTCCCGAAAATCCAGAAAAAGGTATCTATTTTGCAAAGACAACCTATAGAGAGTTTGAAAGATTTGTGGCAGGACAGGTTTTAGTAGCTGCTTTCGTTGGTTTCTTCGTTGGTGTGATGTCACTTATTTTCAAAATACCAAGCGCTATTTTTCTTGGTGTTCTTGCCTTTATTACTGATTTTATACCTTATCTCGGGGTCATAATATCTGCAATACCCCTTTTAATGCTTGGCTTTGCTTCCCATGGGTTAAAAGGATTGATAATAGGTGTTTTAATTCTCCTGTCTGCTAACCAGTTAGAAATGTGGTTTTTGGCACCTAAGATACAAAGTAATGCGTTGAAAATACACTGGTTTTTTATATTAATTGCAATCCTTCTATTTGGAGACGTGATAGGTTTTGGCGGAATATTTGTGGCACTTCCCACACTTATATATGTAAAGAATTTCTGGAATCAATATGTAAGCAAAAGCCCCCATTGA
- a CDS encoding NAD-dependent epimerase/dehydratase family protein, giving the protein MILVTGSTGHLGNVLVRFLVARGYSVKAMVAPFEDTKPIENLPLQIVQGDIRDHDFVVNSSKDVEAVFHLAATISILGKKKTVYDVNVNGTKNVISACIKNKIGKLVYVSSIHAFSDQKPGSLIDESIPIDPKKVKGDYAKSKAMATLEVLKASKEAIDAVVICPTGIIGPYDWRISEMGKLLILYSKGLLKVGVDGSFDFVDVRDVANVLISAYEKNEWGEIFIASGHHTTVRALIQMLEKIRKKRSVNVFLSKYIAYPISLLTALYYFAAKKRPLLTPYSVYTLSRNYIYSNKKASEKLGYNPRNLQESLKDAIQWFEDNGYLKPANGNLRKNTRMHLSLDK; this is encoded by the coding sequence ATGATACTGGTGACAGGTTCAACGGGTCATCTGGGGAATGTTCTGGTTAGATTTCTTGTCGCCAGAGGATACAGTGTGAAAGCAATGGTTGCACCATTTGAAGATACAAAGCCGATAGAAAATTTACCACTACAGATAGTGCAAGGCGATATAAGAGATCACGATTTTGTGGTAAATTCATCAAAAGATGTCGAAGCTGTATTTCACCTGGCTGCAACAATATCTATACTTGGCAAAAAGAAAACGGTTTACGATGTGAATGTAAATGGTACAAAAAACGTAATCTCAGCTTGCATAAAAAACAAAATTGGCAAACTGGTATATGTCAGCTCTATACATGCTTTTTCAGATCAAAAGCCAGGCTCTTTAATTGATGAGTCTATCCCAATAGACCCCAAAAAAGTTAAAGGCGATTATGCAAAATCAAAAGCAATGGCAACACTGGAAGTTCTCAAAGCAAGTAAAGAAGCAATTGACGCTGTTGTAATATGTCCAACAGGTATCATTGGTCCCTACGACTGGCGAATCAGCGAAATGGGGAAGTTGTTGATTCTCTATTCAAAAGGTTTGTTAAAGGTTGGAGTTGATGGATCTTTTGATTTTGTGGATGTTCGAGACGTTGCAAATGTATTAATATCCGCATATGAAAAAAACGAATGGGGAGAAATATTCATCGCAAGTGGTCACCACACAACTGTTCGAGCATTGATACAAATGCTTGAAAAAATCAGAAAAAAACGATCAGTGAATGTATTTCTTTCAAAATATATAGCCTATCCAATCTCTCTTTTAACTGCCTTATATTATTTTGCAGCGAAAAAAAGACCCCTTTTAACGCCTTACAGCGTTTATACACTGAGCAGAAATTACATCTACTCAAACAAAAAAGCCTCAGAGAAACTTGGCTACAATCCGAGAAATTTACAGGAATCCCTTAAAGATGCCATCCAGTGGTTTGAAGACAACGGTTACCTCAAACCAGCCAACGGGAATTTACGAAAAAATACCAGAATGCACCTGTCCTTGGACAAATGA